A single region of the Streptomyces caelestis genome encodes:
- a CDS encoding MFS transporter, whose product MTTMAAQPVPNTVDPRTARKVTLAGCVGIFAELYDNGIFGFMAGTLAAVFFPGSDNAIQLVFLGYAVSFFFRPLGGIICGHLGDRMGRQRMLVFVIMLISVATAAIGLLPTYASIGIAAPALLILLRIAQGFSVGGEASGAMSFLAEHAPEGKRGLYTSYAQIASFLSLLTGTLVAAAMTSGLGTERMESWGWRIPFLLAVPLGITGIYIRKRISDTPNFTRLKEKGDLSKNPLKEAFASAEHRRAMLLALFIPLMNGSGYYVLFSYMPTFMSSELDFGKVQGLLVTASSLVAICIAIPYMGRLSDRIGRKRVIAGSAIAMAAVGIPCYLLIGTGNLALAVLGACVMAVVFAGHTGVIHILLVELFPTRVRYSAYGLGYNVSSALFGGTAPLLMTYLIAQTGNVNMPAFYAVVTALGTLVAVSRVKDRAHLPLRDA is encoded by the coding sequence ATGACCACCATGGCCGCTCAGCCAGTCCCCAACACCGTCGACCCGAGAACAGCCCGGAAGGTCACCCTCGCGGGATGCGTCGGCATCTTCGCCGAGCTCTACGACAACGGCATCTTCGGCTTCATGGCCGGAACGCTCGCCGCCGTCTTCTTCCCCGGCTCCGACAACGCCATCCAGCTCGTCTTCCTCGGGTACGCCGTCTCCTTCTTCTTCCGCCCCCTCGGCGGCATCATCTGCGGCCACCTCGGCGACCGCATGGGGCGCCAGCGCATGCTGGTCTTCGTCATCATGCTGATCAGCGTCGCCACCGCGGCCATCGGCCTCCTGCCCACCTACGCGAGCATCGGCATCGCGGCGCCGGCCCTGCTGATCCTGCTGCGCATCGCCCAGGGCTTCTCCGTCGGCGGCGAGGCGTCGGGCGCGATGAGCTTCCTCGCCGAGCACGCACCGGAGGGCAAGCGCGGCCTCTACACCAGCTACGCGCAGATCGCCTCGTTCCTCTCCCTGCTCACCGGCACGCTGGTCGCGGCCGCCATGACCAGCGGACTCGGCACCGAACGCATGGAGTCCTGGGGCTGGCGCATACCGTTCCTGCTCGCCGTACCGCTCGGCATCACCGGGATCTACATCCGCAAGCGCATCAGTGACACGCCCAACTTCACGCGCCTGAAGGAAAAGGGCGACCTGTCCAAGAACCCCCTGAAGGAGGCGTTCGCCTCCGCCGAGCACCGCCGCGCCATGCTGCTGGCCCTGTTCATCCCCCTGATGAACGGCTCCGGGTACTACGTCCTGTTCAGCTACATGCCCACCTTCATGAGCAGCGAGCTCGACTTCGGCAAGGTCCAGGGACTGCTCGTCACCGCCTCCAGCCTGGTCGCGATCTGTATCGCCATCCCCTACATGGGCCGTCTCTCCGACCGGATCGGACGCAAGAGGGTCATCGCCGGCTCGGCGATCGCCATGGCCGCCGTCGGTATCCCCTGTTACCTCCTGATCGGCACCGGCAACCTCGCCCTCGCCGTCCTCGGCGCCTGTGTCATGGCCGTCGTGTTCGCCGGGCACACCGGCGTCATCCACATCCTGCTCGTCGAACTGTTCCCCACCCGCGTGCGCTACTCCGCCTACGGCCTGGGCTACAACGTCTCCTCCGCGCTCTTCGGCGGCACGGCCCCGCTGCTGATGACCTACCTCATCGCCCAGACGGGCAACGTCAACATGCCGGCCTTCTACGCCGTCGTCACCGCCCTCGGCACCCTCGTCGCCGTGTCCCGGGTCAAGGACCGCGCCCACCTGCCCCTGCGCGACGCCTGA
- a CDS encoding alpha-L-fucosidase: MTGPFRPTVESLSTFECPEWFRDAKLGIWSHWGPQSVPRYGDWYARNMYIEGTDQYRYHVRTYGHPSTFGYKDLAALWKAERFDPDELADLYVRAGARYLVSLASHHDNFLNYPSLLHRWNSAQVGPGKDVVGLWSEAARARGLRFGLSEHLGAAFSWWSVNKGADATGPYAGVPYDGTDPSFEDLYLSNAEHFVPGRRTDPVAPWYTANPGWHGRWLDLVTEMIDLYQPDLLYSDGAPPFGVHGMQAGLRAAAHLYNTSAARHGGRNQAVYTQKERWSEVRRIGVLDVERSQEPALSPVPWQTDTCLGGWFYDVRAVYKSPAHVVELLVDVVAKNGSLLLNVPQLPDGTLDEECRHVLKELAGWMEVCGEGIHGSRPFGPGVEGPSGVVVDGFREERVAWTDADYRLTRRGDTVYVFQMAWPEDRRSIIHSLGPQAAITSVRLLGAGPVEYHQIYPGGDLVVELPEHPPTPYVNCLAIGVR; encoded by the coding sequence ATGACGGGCCCTTTCCGGCCCACCGTGGAATCGCTGTCGACGTTCGAGTGCCCGGAGTGGTTCCGTGATGCCAAGCTGGGAATCTGGTCGCACTGGGGACCGCAGTCCGTGCCGCGCTACGGCGACTGGTACGCCCGCAACATGTACATCGAGGGGACCGACCAGTACCGCTACCACGTACGGACCTACGGTCACCCGTCGACGTTCGGATACAAGGACCTGGCCGCGCTGTGGAAGGCGGAGAGGTTCGATCCGGACGAGCTGGCGGACCTGTACGTCAGGGCCGGCGCCCGCTACCTCGTCTCCCTGGCGTCCCATCACGACAACTTCCTCAACTATCCCTCCCTACTGCACCGTTGGAACTCGGCGCAGGTCGGGCCGGGCAAGGACGTCGTCGGGCTGTGGAGCGAGGCGGCGCGTGCGCGGGGGCTGCGCTTCGGGTTGTCCGAACACCTCGGGGCCGCGTTCAGCTGGTGGTCGGTGAACAAGGGCGCGGACGCCACCGGACCCTACGCAGGTGTTCCCTACGACGGCACGGATCCGTCCTTCGAGGACCTCTACCTGTCCAACGCCGAGCACTTCGTCCCGGGGCGGCGCACCGACCCGGTTGCGCCCTGGTACACCGCCAACCCCGGCTGGCACGGACGGTGGCTGGATCTGGTCACCGAGATGATCGACCTGTACCAGCCCGACCTGCTCTACTCCGACGGGGCACCGCCCTTCGGCGTCCACGGCATGCAGGCCGGTCTGCGAGCGGCCGCGCACCTGTACAACACCAGCGCGGCCCGCCACGGTGGCCGCAACCAGGCCGTCTACACCCAGAAGGAACGGTGGTCGGAAGTCCGCCGGATCGGCGTGCTGGATGTGGAACGCAGTCAGGAACCGGCGCTCTCGCCCGTGCCGTGGCAGACCGACACCTGTCTGGGTGGCTGGTTCTACGACGTGCGCGCCGTCTACAAGAGCCCTGCCCACGTGGTCGAACTGCTCGTCGACGTCGTCGCGAAGAACGGCAGCCTCCTGCTGAACGTCCCCCAACTTCCCGACGGGACCCTCGACGAGGAGTGTCGCCACGTCCTGAAGGAACTGGCCGGCTGGATGGAGGTGTGCGGGGAGGGGATTCACGGCTCTCGGCCTTTCGGACCGGGCGTCGAAGGTCCCAGTGGTGTCGTCGTGGACGGTTTCCGCGAGGAGCGGGTCGCCTGGACCGACGCCGACTACCGTCTCACCCGGCGTGGCGACACGGTCTACGTCTTCCAGATGGCCTGGCCCGAGGACCGGCGGTCGATCATTCACAGCCTCGGTCCGCAGGCCGCGATCACCTCCGTCCGGCTCCTGGGCGCGGGACCCGTCGAGTACCACCAGATCTACCCGGGAGGCGATCTGGTGGTCGAACTGCCCGAGCACCCTCCGACGCCCTACGTCAACTGCCTGGCGATAGGGGTGCGATGA
- a CDS encoding 5-oxoprolinase subunit B family protein — protein MNGNITITDCGDSALTARAVGLGAEDAWRLVHALADALDAVRLTGVHDVVPTYDALLVEFDCTSTDHDTVRRIVAHEAARLGPDPTPAAPPRRFVVPVVYGGEHGPDLPEVARQLDLTESEVVALHSGSDLTVRCLGAPAGAPMTDGPPFPKPVPRLASPRTHVDPGSVAVAGRQAVICPMPSPGGWPLLGRTPVRVLDLHSDPITAYRPGDTFRFVPITPDEWDDYADTPLAACHG, from the coding sequence ATGAACGGCAACATCACGATCACCGACTGCGGTGACTCCGCCCTGACCGCCAGGGCCGTGGGCCTGGGCGCCGAAGACGCCTGGCGGCTCGTCCACGCTTTGGCCGACGCCCTGGACGCGGTCCGGCTCACCGGAGTCCATGACGTGGTGCCCACCTATGACGCCCTGCTCGTGGAGTTCGACTGCACCAGCACCGACCACGACACGGTCCGGCGGATCGTGGCGCACGAGGCCGCCCGCCTCGGGCCGGACCCCACGCCGGCGGCACCGCCACGACGCTTCGTCGTGCCCGTCGTCTACGGCGGCGAGCACGGGCCCGACCTGCCCGAAGTCGCCCGCCAACTCGACCTGACCGAGAGCGAGGTCGTCGCCCTCCACTCCGGGAGCGACCTCACCGTGCGCTGCCTCGGAGCGCCCGCCGGGGCGCCGATGACGGACGGCCCGCCCTTCCCGAAACCGGTGCCGCGCCTGGCGTCGCCCCGCACCCACGTCGATCCCGGCTCGGTCGCCGTCGCCGGACGGCAGGCCGTCATCTGCCCGATGCCCTCGCCCGGCGGCTGGCCGCTCCTCGGACGCACCCCCGTGCGCGTCCTCGACCTGCACAGCGACCCGATCACCGCCTACCGGCCCGGTGACACCTTCCGCTTCGTGCCCATCACGCCCGACGAGTGGGACGACTACGCCGACACGCCCCTGGCGGCCTGCCATGGCTGA
- a CDS encoding aspartate transaminase, whose protein sequence is MDTAERVRRIKPSPSTAAAQRVRELKSQGFTILDLTVGEPDFDTPGHVKAAAIEAIEAGETKYTPVNGTPRLRSAIAGKLRERHGLECADAQIAVGGGAKQVIFLALMATLDEGDEVIVPAPYWVSYPDMVRANDGTPVVVDCPEADGFKLTPERLGAAITERTRWVVLNTPGNPTGSAYTTGELHALAQVLLDHPRVSVLTDEIYDEIWYRDEDAPSLAAVEPRLAERVFLTNGVSKTYAMTGWRIGYGVGPKDLVTAINTLQSQTSSCPSSVSQAAAAAALTGPQDFVRETVRVYRARRDATVKLINDIPGLSCTVPDGGFYLLVNCQDSMGQFTPSGSRIQNDEDFARYLLDSRQVAVIHGAAYGAPGYFRISFATSTDVLTEACARLATACADLTAAPSATPSA, encoded by the coding sequence ATGGACACCGCGGAGCGCGTACGCCGTATCAAGCCCTCGCCCAGCACGGCGGCGGCGCAGCGCGTACGCGAACTCAAGAGCCAGGGCTTCACCATCCTCGACCTGACCGTCGGCGAGCCCGACTTCGACACCCCCGGTCACGTCAAGGCCGCCGCGATCGAGGCCATCGAGGCGGGCGAGACCAAGTACACCCCCGTGAACGGCACCCCGCGGCTGCGCTCGGCCATCGCCGGGAAACTTCGTGAGCGCCACGGGCTGGAGTGCGCCGACGCGCAGATCGCGGTCGGCGGCGGGGCCAAGCAGGTCATCTTCCTCGCCCTGATGGCCACCCTGGACGAAGGGGACGAGGTCATCGTCCCCGCCCCGTACTGGGTGTCCTATCCGGACATGGTCCGCGCCAACGACGGTACCCCGGTCGTCGTCGACTGCCCCGAGGCGGACGGCTTCAAGCTCACTCCGGAGCGGCTCGGGGCGGCGATCACCGAGCGCACCCGCTGGGTCGTCCTCAACACCCCCGGCAACCCGACCGGATCCGCCTACACCACCGGCGAACTGCACGCGCTGGCCCAGGTGTTGCTGGACCATCCGCGGGTGAGCGTCCTCACGGACGAGATCTACGACGAGATCTGGTACCGCGACGAGGACGCCCCGTCCCTGGCAGCTGTCGAACCGCGTCTGGCCGAGCGGGTGTTCCTCACCAACGGCGTCTCCAAGACGTACGCGATGACCGGCTGGCGCATCGGCTACGGTGTGGGCCCCAAGGACCTGGTGACGGCGATCAACACGCTGCAGTCCCAGACCTCCTCCTGCCCCTCCTCCGTGAGCCAGGCCGCCGCTGCCGCCGCGCTCACCGGACCGCAGGACTTCGTCCGGGAAACCGTGCGCGTCTACCGCGCGCGCCGCGACGCCACGGTGAAGCTCATCAACGACATTCCCGGTCTCAGCTGCACCGTCCCCGACGGAGGCTTCTACCTCCTGGTCAACTGCCAGGACTCCATGGGGCAGTTCACCCCGTCGGGAAGCCGGATCCAAAACGACGAGGACTTCGCACGCTACCTGCTCGACAGTCGGCAGGTCGCCGTGATCCACGGAGCCGCGTACGGCGCACCCGGCTACTTCCGCATCTCGTTCGCCACCTCGACGGACGTCCTCACCGAGGCGTGCGCGCGCCTCGCGACGGCGTGCGCTGACCTGACCGCCGCCCCCTCCGCCACTCCCTCCGCCTGA
- a CDS encoding AraC family transcriptional regulator yields the protein MPDRNSTITWRVPLTQPPVIADLGIGLHGVDSQVDDWCLPDLWSLHLYGYTGELEVCGTVIPIAPGLVSLVPPGVATRYRYRGTSRHLFAHIRLPAQADEDCPELPAMLDCGTDLPRIRDRFETALETRPRLPHLARAEVWSLLSLLAARQSSRYDDVSGLHPAVRAVLSHIEAHLSDPMSVASLARGVGLSHNHLTRLFRAQLGTTVVAHIRNRRMHRAHHLLTRTALSVKSVAPMVGFTDLQTFNKAFRKVYGVAPRSIRDRVVNHPLEEAAPAVALDLSYSQER from the coding sequence ATGCCGGACCGGAACTCGACGATCACCTGGAGGGTGCCGCTCACGCAGCCGCCGGTCATCGCGGACCTGGGCATCGGCCTGCACGGCGTCGACAGCCAGGTCGACGACTGGTGCCTGCCCGACCTGTGGTCACTCCACCTCTACGGATACACGGGCGAACTGGAAGTGTGCGGCACGGTCATTCCGATCGCTCCGGGGCTCGTCAGCCTCGTACCCCCGGGCGTCGCCACGCGCTACCGCTACAGGGGGACGTCCCGCCACCTTTTCGCTCATATCCGGCTGCCGGCCCAAGCCGACGAGGACTGTCCAGAGCTCCCGGCCATGCTCGACTGCGGCACCGACCTGCCCCGCATTCGCGACCGGTTCGAGACCGCGCTGGAAACCAGACCCCGTCTGCCTCACCTTGCACGTGCCGAAGTGTGGAGCCTGCTCTCCCTCTTGGCGGCCCGTCAGTCCTCGCGCTACGACGACGTCTCCGGCCTTCACCCCGCGGTACGCGCGGTTCTCTCTCACATCGAGGCGCACCTCAGCGATCCCATGAGCGTCGCTTCGCTCGCCCGGGGAGTCGGTCTGTCCCACAACCACCTCACGCGACTCTTCCGCGCGCAACTCGGCACTACCGTCGTCGCCCACATCAGGAACCGCCGCATGCACCGTGCCCACCATCTGCTGACACGTACGGCGCTGTCGGTCAAGTCTGTCGCCCCCATGGTGGGGTTCACCGACCTGCAGACCTTCAACAAGGCGTTCCGCAAGGTGTACGGAGTCGCGCCTCGCTCCATCCGTGACAGGGTCGTGAACCATCCGCTTGAGGAGGCAGCACCGGCGGTCGCTCTCGACTTGTCATACTCACAGGAGCGTTGA
- a CDS encoding 2-hydroxyacid dehydrogenase: MKKRVLTTRENLPGRGLDRLSGAADVVAWPGTAKPGPADLAALASGVSGVLALGNDPVDGALMDAAGPSLRVISLASMGFDNVDRAAAAERGIVVTHTPRVLAETTADLTFTLILAARRRIGDAEANLAAGSWELFRMHDYLGLDIHGATLGLIGYGQIGHAVARRAHGFGMRVLHHDPYAPDDDLSVSVGLATLLAESDIVSLHVPLTEETRHLISARELAAMKPTATLVSTSRGGVVDEEALLHAVREGRLHSAGLDVFEREPMGTELSPLVAEPHVVTLPHIGSATEATRAAMVDLAVDNILDVLAERPARTPLPGSPAVPGTPAGTAGARA, translated from the coding sequence ATGAAAAAGCGTGTCCTCACCACCCGTGAAAATCTGCCCGGCCGCGGCCTGGACCGCCTTTCCGGGGCGGCGGACGTGGTGGCCTGGCCGGGGACCGCGAAGCCCGGACCCGCCGACCTCGCCGCGCTCGCCTCCGGGGTGAGTGGCGTTCTGGCGCTGGGCAACGATCCGGTGGACGGTGCGCTGATGGACGCGGCGGGACCCTCGCTGCGCGTCATATCGCTGGCGAGCATGGGATTCGACAACGTCGACCGGGCCGCCGCCGCCGAGCGAGGCATCGTCGTCACCCACACCCCTCGCGTGCTCGCGGAGACCACCGCCGACCTCACCTTCACCTTGATCCTGGCCGCCCGCCGTCGGATCGGCGACGCCGAAGCGAACCTGGCGGCAGGCTCCTGGGAGCTGTTCCGGATGCACGACTACCTCGGCCTGGACATCCACGGAGCCACCCTGGGCCTGATCGGCTACGGCCAGATCGGCCACGCGGTGGCCCGCCGGGCCCACGGGTTCGGCATGCGCGTGCTCCACCACGATCCCTACGCGCCCGACGACGACCTGTCGGTGTCGGTGGGTCTGGCCACGCTGCTGGCCGAGTCCGACATCGTGTCGCTGCACGTGCCGCTCACCGAGGAGACACGGCACCTGATCTCGGCCCGCGAACTGGCCGCGATGAAGCCCACGGCCACACTCGTCAGCACCTCCCGTGGCGGGGTCGTCGACGAGGAGGCCCTGCTCCATGCCGTCCGGGAAGGACGGTTGCACTCCGCCGGTCTCGACGTCTTCGAACGCGAACCGATGGGAACGGAACTGTCGCCGCTGGTGGCCGAGCCGCACGTGGTCACGCTGCCCCACATCGGGTCGGCCACCGAGGCCACTCGGGCCGCCATGGTCGACCTGGCGGTCGACAACATCCTCGACGTCCTCGCCGAACGCCCCGCCCGCACCCCCCTCCCCGGCAGCCCGGCCGTGCCGGGCACCCCGGCAGGCACCGCAGGGGCACGCGCATGA
- the nac gene encoding nitrogen assimilation transcriptional regulator NAC, translated as MDTRRLYSFIKIVDAGSITRAADILHIAQPALSQQLSALETQFGQQLLIRSKRGVAPTEAGRALYRHAQLILRQVDLAHAAVEVSGRAPAGSVSVGLAPYSLGAALALPLLKSVRELYPDILLHINENFGGVISEAIMTGRMDMAFIYGAGPLRGVQFEPVRTEDLFLIGALGETAPPGQGEVNLEELTSVPLLLPSRIHTIRQVVDAAFQQASLRLNVVGEVESALTLVNAVDAGLGATVLPWSAARAILDVRSVSVRRIVNPVIQVKLSLVTSDNQPLSEPALAVHDLFLEMITTFDGSPGGDKDRR; from the coding sequence ATGGACACCAGGCGTCTCTACTCGTTCATCAAGATCGTCGATGCGGGGAGCATCACGCGCGCGGCCGACATCCTGCACATCGCCCAGCCCGCGCTCAGCCAGCAGCTGTCCGCGTTGGAGACGCAGTTCGGGCAGCAACTGCTGATCCGCAGCAAACGCGGGGTCGCCCCGACCGAGGCGGGCCGGGCGCTGTACCGCCACGCTCAGCTGATCCTGAGGCAGGTGGACCTCGCACACGCCGCCGTCGAGGTCTCCGGCCGGGCTCCCGCCGGCAGCGTGTCCGTGGGCCTCGCGCCGTACAGCCTGGGCGCGGCGCTCGCCCTGCCGCTGCTCAAGAGCGTGCGCGAGCTCTACCCGGACATCCTGTTGCACATCAACGAGAACTTCGGCGGCGTCATCAGCGAAGCGATCATGACGGGCCGGATGGACATGGCGTTCATCTACGGGGCCGGCCCGCTGCGGGGTGTGCAGTTCGAGCCCGTACGCACGGAGGACCTGTTCCTGATCGGCGCGCTCGGCGAAACGGCCCCGCCCGGACAGGGCGAGGTGAACCTGGAGGAACTCACGAGCGTGCCCCTGCTGCTGCCCAGCCGCATCCACACGATCCGACAGGTCGTGGACGCCGCCTTCCAGCAGGCGTCGCTCCGGCTGAACGTCGTGGGCGAGGTCGAATCCGCGCTGACGCTCGTCAACGCGGTGGACGCGGGACTCGGCGCCACGGTCCTGCCCTGGTCGGCGGCGCGCGCCATCCTCGACGTCCGCTCCGTGTCCGTGCGCCGCATCGTGAACCCCGTCATCCAGGTCAAGCTGTCACTGGTCACGTCGGACAATCAGCCCCTCTCGGAACCCGCCTTGGCCGTGCATGATCTGTTCCTCGAAATGATCACCACCTTTGACGGGTCCCCTGGCGGGGATAAGGATCGCCGATAG
- a CDS encoding 5-oxoprolinase subunit C family protein, with protein MADTLTIRTAGLVTVQDLGRVGRSRYGLPAGGAADQHSARVANVLCGNDDRAPLLEITALDFACVPSADILIAVTGAPADVTVEGSLRPQWEPVPVRAGETLRVTGIHRGLRVYLAVLGSFEADYLQGSCAPDTILGFGPALSSGDELVLRTACPPIDHPFSRIPLFRLKAPVLPFPTTWTIDVTDGPDRAEFADTGSRLFDAPFTVSPRSNHIGLRLQGDVPRRVTQGEILSRGVPIGAVEVPAGDELLVLHRGRGVTAGYPVLAVVTATGLSALGQVRPGQTIRFRHRTLDQAVTAHRTQRHSVDALRTRVRTAFDALRIRAPDAG; from the coding sequence ATGGCTGACACCCTCACGATCCGCACCGCCGGACTCGTCACCGTGCAGGACCTCGGCCGGGTCGGCCGCTCCCGCTACGGTCTGCCCGCCGGCGGAGCCGCCGACCAGCACTCGGCGCGCGTCGCCAACGTCCTGTGCGGCAACGACGACCGCGCCCCGCTGCTGGAGATCACGGCACTCGACTTCGCGTGCGTTCCCTCCGCCGACATCCTCATCGCCGTGACCGGCGCCCCCGCCGACGTGACCGTCGAGGGAAGCCTCCGCCCGCAGTGGGAACCGGTCCCCGTACGGGCGGGCGAGACCCTGCGCGTCACCGGCATCCACCGAGGACTGCGCGTCTACCTGGCCGTCCTCGGCTCGTTCGAAGCCGACTACCTTCAGGGAAGCTGCGCTCCCGACACCATCCTGGGATTCGGCCCCGCCCTGAGCAGCGGCGACGAACTCGTGCTGCGCACGGCCTGCCCGCCCATCGACCACCCCTTCTCACGCATCCCGCTGTTCCGCCTCAAGGCCCCCGTCCTCCCGTTCCCCACCACCTGGACGATCGACGTCACCGACGGCCCCGACCGGGCCGAGTTCGCAGACACGGGAAGCCGCCTGTTCGACGCCCCCTTCACCGTCAGCCCGCGCAGCAACCACATCGGTCTGCGTCTGCAAGGCGACGTGCCCCGCCGAGTCACCCAGGGCGAAATCCTCTCCCGCGGCGTCCCCATCGGCGCCGTCGAAGTGCCGGCGGGGGACGAACTGCTCGTGCTGCACCGCGGCCGCGGCGTCACGGCCGGCTACCCCGTCCTCGCCGTCGTCACGGCCACCGGCCTGTCCGCCCTGGGGCAGGTGCGCCCCGGGCAGACCATCCGCTTCCGCCACCGCACCCTCGACCAGGCGGTCACCGCCCACCGCACCCAGCGCCACTCCGTCGACGCACTGCGAACCCGCGTCCGCACAGCCTTCGACGCCCTGCGCATCCGCGCTCCCGACGCCGGCTGA
- a CDS encoding 4-carboxy-4-hydroxy-2-oxoadipate aldolase/oxaloacetate decarboxylase, with the protein MIRVSTKFERPDAALVEQLRAFSSATIHEAQGRLGALDSVIKPVDHRMSLCGPAFTVQCAPRDNLMLQTAIAYARPGDVVVVSAGAYEEAGSFGDVLANACQAKGLGGLITDTGVRDTEDLRALGFPVFSRSVSIKGTVKETVGPMCEPVTIGGVLVRPGDVMRADADGVVVVRREDAAAVTTASQERVDAEAGYISAYRAGRTVIEMCGLEPLLASKGLMIED; encoded by the coding sequence ATGATCCGCGTCAGCACGAAGTTCGAGCGGCCGGACGCCGCGCTGGTCGAGCAGCTGCGTGCCTTCTCCTCGGCCACCATCCATGAGGCGCAGGGCCGGCTCGGGGCGCTGGACTCGGTCATCAAGCCGGTCGACCACCGCATGTCCCTGTGCGGCCCCGCCTTCACGGTCCAGTGCGCACCCCGCGACAACCTGATGCTGCAGACCGCCATCGCCTACGCCCGCCCCGGGGATGTCGTGGTCGTGTCGGCCGGCGCCTACGAGGAGGCGGGCTCCTTCGGGGACGTCCTCGCCAACGCCTGCCAGGCCAAGGGGCTCGGCGGCCTGATCACCGACACGGGCGTCCGGGACACCGAGGACCTGCGCGCCCTGGGATTCCCCGTCTTCTCCCGCAGCGTGTCCATCAAGGGCACGGTCAAGGAGACAGTCGGACCGATGTGTGAGCCGGTCACCATCGGCGGCGTACTCGTCCGTCCCGGTGACGTGATGCGGGCCGACGCCGACGGCGTGGTCGTCGTCCGCCGCGAGGACGCCGCTGCGGTGACCACCGCCTCACAGGAGCGGGTCGACGCCGAGGCCGGCTACATCTCCGCGTACCGGGCGGGCAGGACGGTCATCGAGATGTGTGGTCTCGAGCCGCTTCTCGCGTCGAAAGGGCTCATGATCGAGGACTAG
- a CDS encoding LamB/YcsF family protein, producing MTPMVDLVADLGEGFGAYTMGDDESLLEMLTSANVACGFHAGDPRIMDTTVRTCVENRVAVGAHPSFPDLVGFGRRAMDLTPEEVRTDVLYQIGALQAFAVAHGTRVRHVAPHGRLGNLVAVRADYARAVVDAVAALDESLIILAQDGELADAARARGLRVGIVGIADRAYRDDGTLVPRSEPGAVIHDADEVARRTLRMVTEGVIRSVDGKDLPVACDTVLLHGDSPGAIALAGRIREELLAAGVEITSLDKVLSGTGA from the coding sequence ATGACCCCCATGGTTGACCTCGTCGCCGATCTCGGCGAGGGATTCGGCGCCTACACGATGGGCGACGACGAATCTCTCCTGGAGATGCTGACGTCCGCCAATGTCGCCTGCGGGTTCCACGCCGGTGATCCGCGCATCATGGACACCACCGTCCGGACCTGCGTGGAGAACCGGGTGGCCGTGGGAGCACACCCGAGCTTTCCCGACCTGGTCGGCTTCGGCCGCCGCGCGATGGACCTCACGCCCGAGGAGGTCCGTACGGACGTGCTGTACCAGATCGGCGCCCTCCAGGCGTTCGCCGTCGCGCACGGCACCCGGGTGCGGCACGTCGCCCCGCACGGACGACTGGGCAACCTGGTCGCCGTGCGTGCCGACTACGCCCGTGCCGTCGTGGACGCCGTCGCCGCCCTGGACGAGTCGCTGATCATCCTGGCGCAGGACGGTGAGCTCGCCGACGCCGCCCGGGCCCGCGGACTGCGGGTGGGCATCGTCGGTATCGCCGACCGCGCGTACCGCGACGACGGGACCCTCGTCCCCCGCTCCGAGCCCGGAGCGGTGATCCACGACGCGGATGAGGTGGCCCGGCGGACGCTGCGCATGGTCACCGAGGGGGTCATCCGCAGCGTTGACGGCAAGGACCTCCCGGTCGCCTGCGACACCGTCCTGCTGCACGGAGACAGCCCCGGAGCGATCGCGCTGGCCGGCCGCATCCGCGAGGAACTCCTCGCCGCCGGTGTCGAGATCACCTCTCTCGACAAGGTGCTGAGCGGGACGGGCGCCTGA
- a CDS encoding SDR family oxidoreductase, which translates to MPISDYRTALVTGASTGIGAVVVERLTKRGLEVHAVARNAERLDALARDTGCIPHAVDITDTEALTVALDGLEIDVLVNNAGVSRTGNILTADEFAVDEQVAVNIQAVLHLVRLLMPGMVERDLGHIVNISSIAGVYNFGGNTIYHATKAAVHTLSRQLRVDGYGRRVRVTEICPGRVETEIFGRLLGDMEEAQRQFYDGYESLKPEDIADSIEFAVDSPRHVNIGHIEILPTFQVPGGLNFERREG; encoded by the coding sequence ATGCCCATCTCCGACTACAGGACGGCCCTCGTCACCGGAGCGTCGACCGGCATCGGAGCCGTGGTCGTCGAGCGACTCACCAAGCGCGGCCTCGAGGTTCACGCGGTGGCGCGCAACGCCGAACGGCTCGACGCCCTCGCCCGCGACACCGGTTGCATCCCGCACGCCGTCGACATCACCGACACCGAGGCGCTCACCGTCGCACTGGACGGCCTGGAGATCGACGTCCTCGTCAACAACGCGGGTGTCTCGCGCACCGGCAACATCCTGACCGCCGACGAGTTCGCCGTCGACGAGCAGGTCGCCGTCAACATCCAGGCCGTTCTGCACCTGGTGCGTCTGCTCATGCCCGGCATGGTCGAGCGCGACCTCGGCCACATCGTCAACATCAGCTCCATCGCCGGTGTCTACAACTTCGGCGGCAACACCATCTACCACGCCACCAAGGCAGCCGTGCACACCCTCTCCCGCCAGCTGCGGGTCGACGGCTATGGCCGCCGGGTACGTGTCACCGAGATCTGCCCGGGGCGCGTGGAGACGGAGATCTTCGGCCGCCTGCTCGGAGACATGGAGGAGGCGCAGCGGCAGTTCTACGACGGCTACGAGTCCCTCAAGCCCGAGGACATCGCCGACTCCATCGAGTTCGCCGTCGACTCGCCCCGGCACGTCAACATCGGCCACATCGAGATCCTGCCCACCTTCCAGGTCCCCGGCGGCCTCAACTTCGAGCGCCGCGAGGGCTGA